The Pseudofrankia inefficax genome window below encodes:
- a CDS encoding toll/interleukin-1 receptor domain-containing protein: protein MADEKPVGGGEVIRWDFFISYSPADQLWAEWIAWQLEDVGHRVALQAWDAVPGTHLTTKMREGVEFSLRTLALVSAEYLADSYGKTEWQITYNSDPQGLLRKLVPIRVSDCVIPDILGQIASFDLFGLDRTQARDRLVANVEAAATGRAKPLTEPDFPPNALERLKPESPPIRPDSQLLDVERKISIKKPRSTISADPVAIFVPLQIETAGFSSDGLILACGTEEGSLFFSRKDAPSRDWLAAPTGAIRLPERAYVESISFKSSSAIVAVGCLGEAPTLWDVSDIRSPRMICALVSGDGDPTDYWSAVFSSDGQFILVSNDPAEIWDVSDPREPSLVRNLGVRGGSTIAGSPRWTTFFVGGRDSSEPAIVRINGFDTERSPEVFRLLRTRGQKGLEVHSADFGYRGDYAIVAFEKHVELWGIGYGGPPNFLQEFDFPDGTGFVRCSPVEDIISVTSSNSFWIIRRNREGRFELVEIPCTWKPYRTEFTPDGRRLAAFGRDPYIRWWDVVSFRRYFRRDG, encoded by the coding sequence ATGGCCGACGAAAAGCCTGTCGGTGGCGGCGAGGTTATCAGATGGGATTTCTTTATTTCTTATAGCCCGGCGGACCAGCTCTGGGCAGAATGGATCGCCTGGCAGCTCGAAGATGTCGGCCATAGGGTAGCGCTACAGGCGTGGGATGCTGTTCCAGGAACACATCTCACAACTAAGATGCGGGAGGGAGTGGAATTCTCGCTCCGCACTCTGGCGCTAGTCTCGGCCGAGTATCTCGCAGATTCCTACGGTAAGACCGAGTGGCAGATCACCTATAATTCCGATCCACAAGGTCTCTTGCGAAAGCTGGTTCCCATCAGGGTGTCGGACTGCGTAATTCCAGATATTCTGGGCCAGATCGCTTCGTTCGACCTTTTCGGTCTCGATAGAACCCAGGCGCGCGACCGTTTGGTTGCGAACGTCGAGGCTGCGGCGACGGGGCGCGCGAAACCATTGACGGAACCTGATTTTCCGCCCAACGCCCTCGAACGCCTGAAGCCAGAGTCGCCGCCAATCAGACCGGATTCGCAATTACTTGATGTCGAACGGAAAATCTCAATAAAGAAGCCCCGTTCCACTATTTCTGCAGATCCCGTAGCGATATTTGTGCCGCTCCAAATTGAGACGGCTGGGTTTAGTTCTGACGGACTCATTCTCGCGTGCGGGACGGAGGAGGGAAGTCTGTTCTTCTCCAGAAAAGACGCGCCGTCTAGAGACTGGCTAGCCGCACCGACGGGCGCGATTCGGCTCCCCGAACGCGCATACGTAGAGTCCATCTCGTTCAAATCGAGCAGCGCGATCGTCGCCGTCGGATGCTTAGGCGAAGCCCCAACTCTGTGGGACGTGAGCGACATTCGATCGCCCAGAATGATCTGCGCTCTGGTGTCTGGGGATGGCGACCCTACCGACTACTGGTCGGCCGTATTTAGCTCTGACGGACAATTCATTCTGGTTTCCAATGATCCGGCAGAGATCTGGGATGTGTCCGATCCACGCGAGCCGTCGCTGGTGCGTAATCTGGGAGTTCGAGGCGGGTCTACAATCGCAGGCAGTCCCCGATGGACCACCTTTTTTGTTGGCGGGCGCGACTCCTCCGAGCCTGCGATCGTGCGAATCAATGGTTTCGACACCGAACGCTCGCCGGAAGTATTTCGGCTGCTACGCACGCGCGGACAAAAAGGCCTGGAGGTCCATAGTGCAGACTTCGGTTATCGTGGAGACTATGCGATAGTGGCGTTCGAAAAACACGTTGAACTTTGGGGTATAGGGTATGGTGGACCGCCAAACTTTCTGCAGGAATTCGACTTCCCCGACGGCACGGGTTTTGTGAGATGCTCGCCCGTCGAGGACATCATCTCGGTTACATCTTCGAACTCCTTTTGGATAATTCGACGGAATCGTGAAGGCAGGTTTGAGCTAGTCGAAATTCCGTGTACATGGAAGCCGTACCGAACGGAATTTACGCCTGACGGTAGGCGTCTTGCGGCATTTGGGCGAGATCCCTACATCCGCTGGTGGGATGTCGTATCTTTCAGAAGATATTTCCGACGCGATGGTTGA
- a CDS encoding MFS transporter gives MSQDVVAGDQRIRSASASAATGRRGNPWWALVSVALGVIMVGLDGTVVSIANPRIAQDLGASLTDLQWITNSYLLALAALLIFGGNLGDRYGRKKIFLIGVVGFGLTSLAIGLVGNIIGIIVLRALQGAFGAMLMPNTLAILRGAFPPKELNQAIGIWSGASSVSIAAGPILGGLLVEHVSWESVFYINVPMGAIALLVGLAVLNESRSESIRQRHDVPGILTLSGGLFVLIFGLIKASGWGWTDAKTIGFIVVGLAVLALFTVIETRVAAPLLPMRLFANRSISVSSAVLVINFFALFGVLFFVTLYLQNVQRASPIATGVHILPLTLAMMVMGPISGRVVEQFGPRPPMAVGLALSGVALLLLTRLQVSSGFNTLWPSLLMLGIGMGLVITASAEAIIGNAPVDDAGVAGGLQTTALQLGGVVGTAVLGSILTSRVASVLVDRLTGAGTPADVANHLAGSTELISQGVAPTVTDSSASVQAAVNAGSHSAFMTGLHTSLVVAGVATLVAAALSLLVRRGANTEGAPVVVH, from the coding sequence ATGTCACAGGACGTCGTCGCCGGCGACCAGCGGATACGGTCCGCCTCGGCGAGCGCCGCCACTGGCCGGCGGGGAAATCCCTGGTGGGCGCTGGTGAGCGTCGCCCTGGGCGTCATCATGGTCGGCCTGGACGGGACGGTCGTGTCGATCGCGAACCCGCGGATCGCCCAGGACCTCGGCGCCTCGCTGACCGACCTGCAGTGGATCACCAACTCGTACCTGCTGGCCCTGGCCGCGCTGCTGATCTTCGGCGGCAACCTCGGCGACCGGTACGGCCGCAAGAAGATCTTCCTCATCGGCGTGGTCGGGTTCGGCCTCACCTCGCTGGCGATCGGACTGGTCGGCAACATCATCGGGATCATCGTGCTGCGGGCGCTCCAGGGCGCGTTCGGCGCGATGCTGATGCCGAACACCCTCGCGATCCTGCGCGGCGCGTTCCCGCCCAAGGAGCTGAACCAGGCGATCGGCATCTGGAGCGGCGCGTCGTCGGTCTCGATCGCCGCGGGCCCTATCCTCGGCGGCCTGCTGGTCGAGCACGTCAGCTGGGAGTCGGTCTTCTACATCAACGTGCCGATGGGCGCGATCGCGCTGCTCGTGGGCCTGGCGGTGCTCAACGAGTCCCGCAGCGAGAGCATCCGCCAGCGCCACGACGTTCCCGGCATCCTCACCCTGTCCGGCGGCCTGTTCGTTCTCATCTTCGGCCTGATCAAAGCCTCCGGCTGGGGCTGGACGGACGCCAAGACCATCGGTTTCATCGTCGTCGGCCTGGCCGTACTGGCGCTTTTCACGGTGATCGAGACCAGGGTGGCCGCTCCCCTGCTGCCGATGCGCCTGTTCGCGAACCGGTCGATCTCGGTGAGCAGCGCGGTTCTCGTCATCAACTTCTTCGCGCTGTTCGGGGTGCTGTTCTTCGTCACGCTGTACCTGCAGAACGTCCAGCGCGCCTCGCCGATCGCGACCGGCGTCCACATCCTGCCGCTGACGCTGGCCATGATGGTGATGGGCCCGATCTCCGGCCGGGTCGTCGAGCAGTTCGGGCCTCGCCCGCCGATGGCCGTCGGCCTCGCCCTGTCCGGCGTGGCCCTGCTTCTGCTGACCAGGCTCCAGGTCAGCTCCGGCTTCAACACGCTCTGGCCGTCCCTGCTCATGCTCGGCATCGGGATGGGCCTGGTCATCACGGCGAGCGCGGAGGCCATCATCGGCAACGCGCCGGTCGACGACGCCGGGGTCGCCGGCGGCCTGCAGACCACGGCGCTGCAGCTGGGCGGGGTCGTCGGCACGGCGGTCCTGGGCTCGATCCTCACCAGCCGGGTGGCCTCCGTCCTGGTCGACCGGCTGACCGGCGCAGGCACGCCAGCCGACGTCGCGAACCACCTGGCCGGCTCGACCGAGCTCATCAGCCAGGGCGTCGCGCCCACGGTCACGGACAGCTCGGCCTCGGTGCAGGCCGCCGTGAACGCCGGCAGCCATTCCGCCTTCATGACCGGCCTGCACACCTCACTCGTCGTCGCCGGCGTCGCGACCCTCGTCGCCGCGGCACTGAGCCTCCTGGTCCGCCGGGGCGCCAACACCGAAGGCGCCCCTGTCGTCGTGCACTGA
- the hydA gene encoding dihydropyrimidinase, whose translation MRTRIAGGTIVTASERFAADLYLDGPRILALGSGLDLGVDHEVDASGCYVLPGGVDPHVHLDFPTLTTVTADDSTSGTAAAALGGTTTIINFALQRRGEPLPAVLERSLALAAGQAVIDYGFHVVVTDLPESRLAELDEIVRAGATSVKMFMAYPGELMIDDGTLLTVMERIGALGGLPMVHAENGTAIDVLIRRALAAGRTSPQWHGKTRPTILEAEAVHRAIVLAELTGAPAYFVHISCDEAAREVADAKHRGLPVFAETCPHYLTLDSSVYRDDDFDVAKYVMTPPLREPRHQAALWGQIRQAGLDVISTDHCPFCLVGQKDAGIGDFSRIPNGVGGVQYRLPLLYDRGVRAGNITLERLVAITATNPAKLFGLYPAKGTLAVGSDADVVVLDPRATTTITAAASPSKVDYSIYEGWTCAGAVRDVYCRGTRVVADGQLRGSAGHGRFVERGPTTPV comes from the coding sequence GTGAGGACCCGGATCGCCGGCGGCACGATCGTCACGGCGTCGGAGCGGTTCGCCGCCGACCTCTACCTGGACGGTCCCCGCATCCTCGCGCTGGGCAGCGGCCTGGACCTCGGCGTCGACCACGAGGTCGACGCGAGCGGCTGCTACGTCCTGCCGGGCGGGGTCGACCCGCACGTCCACCTCGACTTCCCGACCCTGACGACGGTCACCGCGGACGACAGCACGTCGGGAACCGCGGCGGCGGCGCTGGGCGGCACGACGACGATCATCAACTTCGCGCTGCAGCGGCGCGGGGAGCCGCTGCCCGCGGTGCTGGAGCGTTCGCTGGCGCTGGCCGCCGGCCAGGCCGTCATCGACTACGGCTTCCACGTGGTCGTCACCGACCTGCCCGAGTCCCGGCTCGCCGAGCTCGACGAGATCGTCAGGGCCGGCGCCACCAGCGTGAAGATGTTCATGGCGTACCCCGGCGAGCTCATGATCGACGACGGGACGCTGCTGACCGTGATGGAGCGGATCGGCGCCCTCGGCGGCCTGCCCATGGTCCACGCCGAGAACGGCACCGCGATCGACGTCCTCATCCGCCGCGCGCTGGCCGCCGGGCGGACCAGCCCTCAATGGCACGGAAAGACCCGGCCGACCATCCTGGAGGCGGAGGCGGTGCACCGGGCCATCGTGCTGGCCGAGCTGACCGGCGCGCCGGCCTATTTCGTGCACATCAGCTGCGACGAGGCCGCGCGCGAGGTCGCCGACGCCAAGCACCGCGGCCTGCCCGTGTTCGCCGAGACGTGCCCGCACTACCTGACCCTCGACAGCTCGGTCTACCGGGACGACGACTTCGACGTCGCGAAGTACGTCATGACGCCGCCGCTGCGCGAGCCCCGGCATCAGGCGGCGCTGTGGGGCCAGATCCGCCAGGCCGGTCTCGACGTCATCTCGACCGACCACTGCCCGTTCTGCCTGGTCGGGCAGAAGGACGCCGGCATCGGCGACTTCTCCCGCATCCCCAACGGGGTCGGCGGCGTGCAGTACCGCCTCCCCCTGCTCTACGACCGGGGTGTCCGAGCCGGGAACATCACGCTGGAGCGCCTCGTGGCCATCACCGCGACCAACCCGGCGAAGCTGTTCGGCCTCTACCCCGCCAAGGGCACGCTGGCGGTGGGCTCGGACGCCGACGTGGTCGTGCTCGACCCGCGGGCCACCACGACCATCACGGCGGCGGCCTCCCCGAGCAAGGTCGACTACTCCATCTACGAGGGCTGGACGTGCGCCGGGGCGGTGCGCGACGTCTACTGCCGCGGCACCCGGGTCGTCGCCGACGGCCAGCTACGCGGCTCCGCCGGCCACGGCCGCTTCGTCGAACGCGGCCCGACGACGCCGGTTTGA
- a CDS encoding GlsB/YeaQ/YmgE family stress response membrane protein produces MLTIIISWIVLGLIAGAVARLLVPGRDPMSVPMTILLGVVGSFIGGFLGYVLFGKDLNEGALQPSGVIGSIIGAIILLLVFRSTERRRGHTSRRRRTTSRRRAYR; encoded by the coding sequence GTGCTTACGATCATTATCTCGTGGATCGTTCTTGGGCTGATCGCCGGTGCGGTCGCGCGTCTCCTTGTGCCGGGCCGCGACCCGATGAGTGTTCCGATGACGATTCTCCTGGGGGTCGTCGGCTCGTTCATCGGCGGTTTTCTGGGCTATGTCCTCTTCGGCAAGGACCTGAACGAGGGCGCCCTGCAGCCGTCCGGCGTGATCGGCTCCATCATCGGCGCGATCATCCTGCTGCTGGTCTTTCGTTCCACCGAGCGGCGCCGTGGCCACACGAGCCGTCGCCGCCGCACGACCAGCCGGCGTCGCGCCTACCGCTGA
- a CDS encoding amidase yields the protein MSAPADGPPESAAQIAADVRSGRRSAVEVLETHAARTAASDLNAIVTPLWEPARAAAKRLDALDPGERERLPLAGVPVTVKDIICVAGAPTTAGGFGWDDRAAAADASAVASLRAAGALIVGKTNLPELAFGTVTDNARFGATANPLSTAHSPGGSSGGEAAAIAAGLSAAGLGGDFGGSIRWPAQCTGIVGLRATVGRVPGTGQVPGAGGELGDGRRPLPDLTGLQGRLQVIGPMARRVEDLRLLLSVIARPDGIDPRVRDLPVPAPAGIERLIIGWSTGASIAPVRREVADLMAEVAGGLASLCAAVVALPDVFAECFDRYREVRALTPNPDHFAALSHLDRVPADVLAKLIPPPGPDPDRLARAERAADEARSAALAVFDLVDVVLLPVAPGPACDPEDGLDVDGVRVEGPNLMAHCRAVSLLGVPVVSVPVGVSAEGLPLSVQVIAAPWKEHLALDVAAELEVDRDLGAAALAAAARAARR from the coding sequence GTGTCAGCTCCAGCAGACGGCCCGCCCGAGTCCGCCGCGCAGATCGCCGCGGACGTCCGGTCCGGCCGGCGCAGCGCGGTCGAGGTGCTGGAGACCCATGCCGCGCGCACGGCGGCCAGCGACCTGAACGCCATCGTCACGCCGCTGTGGGAGCCGGCCCGCGCGGCGGCCAAGCGCCTCGACGCGCTGGACCCCGGCGAACGTGAGCGCCTCCCGCTCGCCGGCGTGCCGGTGACGGTCAAGGACATCATCTGCGTGGCCGGCGCGCCGACGACCGCCGGCGGCTTCGGCTGGGACGACCGGGCCGCGGCCGCCGACGCCTCGGCGGTGGCGAGCCTGCGAGCCGCCGGAGCACTGATCGTCGGCAAGACCAACCTGCCCGAGCTCGCGTTCGGCACGGTGACCGACAACGCCCGGTTCGGCGCGACGGCCAACCCGCTGTCCACCGCCCACTCCCCCGGCGGGTCGAGCGGCGGCGAGGCGGCGGCCATCGCCGCGGGCCTGAGCGCGGCCGGCCTGGGCGGCGACTTCGGGGGATCCATCCGGTGGCCGGCGCAGTGCACGGGCATCGTCGGCCTGCGGGCCACCGTCGGCCGGGTCCCCGGCACCGGCCAGGTGCCCGGCGCCGGCGGCGAGCTCGGCGACGGCCGGCGCCCGCTGCCGGACCTGACCGGCCTGCAGGGCCGCCTGCAGGTCATCGGCCCGATGGCGCGGCGGGTCGAGGACCTGCGGCTGCTCCTGTCGGTGATCGCCCGCCCGGACGGGATCGATCCCCGCGTCCGGGACCTGCCCGTGCCCGCGCCGGCCGGCATCGAGCGGCTCATCATCGGCTGGAGCACGGGCGCCTCGATCGCCCCGGTGCGCCGCGAGGTCGCCGACCTGATGGCCGAGGTCGCCGGTGGGCTCGCCTCGCTGTGCGCGGCGGTCGTGGCGCTGCCGGACGTGTTCGCCGAGTGCTTCGACCGCTACCGCGAGGTCCGGGCACTCACGCCGAACCCGGACCACTTCGCCGCCCTCTCGCACCTCGACCGGGTCCCGGCCGACGTCCTCGCGAAGCTCATCCCACCGCCCGGGCCGGATCCCGACCGCCTCGCCCGCGCGGAACGGGCGGCGGACGAGGCACGGTCCGCCGCCCTCGCCGTGTTCGACCTCGTCGACGTCGTCCTCCTGCCGGTCGCACCAGGCCCGGCCTGCGACCCGGAGGACGGGCTCGACGTCGACGGCGTCCGCGTCGAGGGGCCCAACCTGATGGCCCACTGCCGCGCGGTGAGCCTGCTCGGCGTGCCTGTCGTGTCTGTGCCGGTGGGCGTGTCGGCGGAAGGGCTACCGCTGTCGGTCCAGGTGATCGCCGCGCCCTGGAAGGAACACCTCGCACTGGACGTCGCGGCCGAGCTGGAGGTCGACCGCGATCTCGGGGCGGCCGCGCTCGCGGCGGCCGCGCGGGCTGCGCGCCGGTGA
- a CDS encoding GAF domain-containing protein, with product MTYDPGDVAAEIVLALRLRLDADRVTLRLDTPGMNFPCAAESTAPGVRAMTTDNSLDQRGAATAQWIMATRQVLVQPDLTAVDPAPPQPLMDVYGVRAQMLAPVVVADVVTGWLSAHSLRPRPWTEDDAATIKAAATVTAQRIDEVRAGPGYTRWLA from the coding sequence ATGACCTATGACCCCGGTGACGTCGCCGCCGAGATCGTTCTTGCGCTCCGGCTGCGGCTGGACGCCGACCGCGTCACCCTGCGGCTCGACACGCCAGGGATGAACTTTCCCTGCGCCGCGGAGAGCACCGCGCCCGGGGTCCGCGCGATGACCACAGACAACTCCCTCGACCAGCGCGGAGCCGCGACCGCGCAGTGGATCATGGCCACCCGTCAGGTCCTGGTCCAGCCCGACCTCACCGCCGTAGACCCGGCGCCGCCCCAGCCCCTGATGGACGTCTACGGCGTGCGGGCCCAGATGCTCGCGCCAGTCGTCGTCGCCGACGTGGTGACCGGCTGGCTCTCCGCGCACTCGCTGCGACCCCGGCCCTGGACCGAGGACGACGCGGCCACCATCAAGGCGGCGGCCACCGTCACGGCGCAGCGGATCGACGAGGTGCGCGCGGGCCCTGGCTACACCCGCTGGCTGGCGTAG
- a CDS encoding GntR family transcriptional regulator, whose protein sequence is MRTSGIPDDEIGNGCGESPPPATESLRLLDGLREGIIRGDYPPGTRLRERDLAVEFQTSRMPVREALPQLESEGFVITHPRRGTVVTRLTLRDAVELFEVRLGIEVLATRQAANRVAAGASTDGLRAAMARSEEATVGGDPREVALRSVALHAEIIALAGNSLLSSMMRTVAMRDRWISQIAKDAKPSIACEEHHRLCDAIYAGDGDLASSLAYAHIARARGEQLAVLRTVLPS, encoded by the coding sequence GTGAGGACATCGGGTATACCGGATGACGAGATCGGCAACGGGTGCGGAGAATCGCCGCCGCCCGCGACCGAGTCCCTGCGGCTGCTGGACGGTCTGCGGGAAGGGATCATCCGCGGCGACTACCCGCCGGGCACGCGGCTGCGCGAGCGCGACCTCGCCGTCGAGTTCCAGACCTCCCGGATGCCCGTGCGCGAGGCCCTGCCCCAGCTGGAGAGCGAGGGCTTCGTCATCACGCATCCCCGCCGGGGCACGGTCGTGACGCGGCTGACCCTGCGGGACGCCGTCGAGCTGTTCGAGGTCCGGCTGGGCATCGAGGTCCTCGCCACCCGCCAGGCGGCGAACCGGGTCGCCGCCGGAGCGTCGACCGACGGACTGCGGGCGGCGATGGCGCGTTCCGAGGAGGCGACCGTCGGGGGCGACCCTCGCGAGGTGGCGCTGCGCAGCGTCGCCCTGCACGCCGAGATCATCGCGCTCGCCGGCAACTCGCTGCTCAGCTCGATGATGCGGACCGTCGCGATGCGCGACCGCTGGATCTCCCAGATCGCGAAGGACGCGAAGCCGAGCATCGCCTGCGAGGAGCACCACCGCCTGTGCGACGCCATCTACGCCGGGGATGGTGACCTCGCGTCGTCGCTGGCCTACGCCCACATCGCGCGGGCCCGGGGCGAGCAGCTGGCCGTGCTGCGGACCGTCCTGCCGTCCTGA
- a CDS encoding TetR/AcrR family transcriptional regulator — protein MNAATPRRRTQVERRNESEEALLDAAADLVAERGVERASLASIGERAGTSRGLPTHHFGSKDALVARLARRAQNQIDDSAWAALRERVPNVEDARGLDLVRATVDGFLERFEHPHSDDRALIVMWGATFPAEASVEGMIDADRRSLEGWAGLIETGQRDGSIRPDLDAQTVAVLLQGLVRGVAATLLTDADLTEMGRVRDTCQRWITSALERPEEPRS, from the coding sequence GTGAACGCAGCCACTCCCCGACGCCGGACCCAGGTCGAACGGCGCAACGAGTCCGAGGAGGCCCTCCTCGACGCCGCCGCCGACCTCGTGGCCGAGCGCGGCGTCGAACGCGCCTCGCTGGCCAGCATCGGCGAGCGCGCCGGGACCAGCCGCGGGCTGCCGACCCATCACTTCGGCTCGAAGGACGCGCTCGTCGCCCGGCTGGCCCGGCGCGCGCAGAACCAGATCGACGACTCGGCCTGGGCCGCCCTGCGCGAGCGCGTGCCCAACGTCGAGGACGCCCGCGGCCTGGACCTCGTGCGCGCGACGGTCGACGGGTTCCTGGAGCGCTTCGAGCACCCGCACTCCGACGACCGCGCGCTGATCGTCATGTGGGGCGCCACCTTCCCCGCCGAGGCCTCCGTCGAGGGGATGATCGACGCGGACCGGCGCAGCCTCGAAGGCTGGGCCGGGCTGATCGAGACAGGCCAGCGCGACGGCTCGATCCGGCCCGACCTGGACGCCCAGACCGTGGCGGTGCTGCTACAGGGCCTGGTCCGCGGTGTCGCCGCCACCCTGCTGACCGACGCCGACCTGACCGAGATGGGCCGCGTCCGCGACACCTGCCAGCGCTGGATCACGTCGGCCCTCGAACGCCCCGAGGAGCCGCGTTCCTGA
- a CDS encoding PhzF family phenazine biosynthesis protein produces the protein MSNPNRNHQRAETAIKTTGRSWRSRFPQSRCTSCSPPSPAAGSRSTCARRSPLLTSETIFLDDVEKAEISIHNLSRQIPFAGHAAVGAAWTIARLTGHHPSVLRTTGREAESWADSAGVWVRAPLSMTPPWWAERLDDPCQVDDLGGPLSPTQDFTQLWAWIDGPAGIARMRTYAARVGIPEDEACGTGAMRLAAGHGRRMTIHHGEGSIIHAAPGPAGYAGIAGHITEVPAREI, from the coding sequence TTGTCGAACCCGAATCGCAACCACCAGCGGGCCGAAACAGCGATCAAGACGACGGGCAGAAGTTGGCGGTCGCGCTTCCCGCAGTCGCGGTGTACATCCTGCTCGCCACCGAGCCCTGCCGCGGGATCTCGCTCGACCTGCGCGAGGAGATCGCCGCTCCTGACCAGCGAGACCATCTTCCTCGACGACGTCGAGAAGGCCGAGATCTCGATCCACAACCTGTCCCGCCAGATTCCGTTCGCCGGACACGCCGCGGTCGGCGCCGCCTGGACCATCGCTCGACTCACCGGGCACCACCCGTCCGTCCTGCGCACGACCGGCCGCGAGGCCGAGAGCTGGGCCGATTCCGCTGGAGTCTGGGTTCGCGCGCCTCTGTCGATGACGCCGCCGTGGTGGGCCGAGCGTCTCGACGACCCGTGCCAGGTCGACGACCTCGGCGGCCCGCTCAGCCCTACCCAGGACTTCACCCAACTGTGGGCCTGGATCGACGGACCCGCGGGTATCGCCCGCATGCGCACCTACGCCGCCCGCGTCGGCATCCCCGAGGATGAAGCCTGCGGCACTGGAGCCATGCGCCTGGCCGCCGGACACGGCCGCCGCATGACCATCCACCACGGCGAAGGCTCCATCATCCACGCCGCACCAGGACCGGCTGGCTACGCCGGCATCGCCGGACACATCACCGAAGTCCCGGCCCGCGAGATCTGA
- a CDS encoding methyltransferase domain-containing protein, whose translation MADWNAWHRNYDDPASGLARRLATVRAELARLLAATEGRPTRLLSLCAGDGRDTLPVLAAGHDNVRAVLVEIDAGLGAAARAQASQLNLPDVEVRTADAGVMDTYADLPPADVLLACGVFGNISDTDLETTVGAFPRLLTPGAAVLWTRGASTGDDDPTSHPGDAAELVRKVFTRHGFVEERFIRPDDAGFRVGVHRLADVPRSDPTGRHLFRFTR comes from the coding sequence ATGGCCGACTGGAACGCCTGGCATCGAAACTACGACGATCCGGCGTCCGGACTGGCGCGACGACTGGCAACCGTCCGCGCGGAGCTGGCCCGCCTCCTGGCCGCCACGGAAGGTAGGCCGACGCGGCTGTTGAGCCTGTGCGCCGGAGACGGTCGAGACACCTTGCCGGTCCTCGCCGCCGGACACGACAACGTCCGCGCGGTCCTTGTCGAGATCGACGCCGGCCTTGGCGCGGCGGCGCGAGCACAGGCCAGCCAGCTGAACCTGCCGGACGTCGAGGTCCGCACAGCCGACGCGGGGGTCATGGACACCTACGCGGATCTCCCGCCAGCAGATGTCCTGCTCGCCTGCGGCGTCTTCGGGAACATCTCTGACACCGACCTGGAGACGACCGTCGGCGCGTTTCCCCGGCTGCTAACTCCGGGCGCCGCGGTCCTGTGGACCCGTGGCGCGTCAACCGGCGACGACGACCCGACCAGCCACCCCGGCGATGCGGCCGAACTCGTCCGGAAGGTGTTCACCCGCCACGGGTTCGTCGAGGAGCGGTTCATTCGCCCCGACGACGCGGGCTTCCGAGTTGGTGTCCATCGCCTCGCCGACGTTCCGCGCTCCGACCCGACAGGCCGCCACCTGTTCCGATTCACGCGCTGA